A single Xenopus laevis strain J_2021 chromosome 3S, Xenopus_laevis_v10.1, whole genome shotgun sequence DNA region contains:
- the mkln1.S gene encoding muskelin isoform X2 — MLTELHDKLVLKGDFDSCEDLIEKAVSDGLFSQYISQQEYKPQWNQIIPKITKGDEDSRPGMRGGHQMVIDVQSEMVYLFGGWDGTQDLADFWAYSVRENHWICISRDTEKENGPSARSCHKMCIDTQRRQIYTLGRYLDSSVRNSKSLKSDFYCYDIDTNTWTLLSEDTSADGGPKLVFDHQMCMDSEKHMIYTFGGRILTCNGSVDDSRANEPQFSGLFGFDCHTQTWKLLREDSCNAGPEDIQSRIGHCMLFHSRNRYLYVFGGQRSKTYLNDFFSYDVDRDHVEIISDGTKKDSGMVPMTGFTQRATIDPELNEIHVLSGLSKDKEKREENVRNSFWIYDIVRNSWSCVYKNDQTSKENPNKNIQEEEPCPRFAHQLVYDEMHKVHYLFGGNPGKSCSPKMRLDDFWSLKLCRPSKEYLLRHSKYLIRKHRYEERAQAEPLSALKYLQNDLFVTVDHSDPEETKEFQLLPSALFKSSKDFTPLGFSDVDHTYFQRTQLFDILVNFFPDSMTPPKGNLVDLITL; from the exons gagatgaagacagtagacCAGGAATGAGAGGAGGACATCAAATGGTCATCGATGTACAGTCTG AGATGGTGTATTTATTTGGTGGCTGGGATGGAACTCAAGATTTGGCAGATTTTTGGGCTTACAGTGTCAGAGAGAACCACTGGATATGCATATCAAGAGATACTGAAAAagag AATGGTCCCAGTGCCAGGTCCTGCCATAAAATGTGTATCGACACCCAGCGGAGGCAGATTTATACCCTTGGTCGATATCTGGATTCTTCTGTAAGAAACAGCAAGTCTCTGAAAAGTGATTTCTACTGCTATGATATTGATACCAACACATGGACTTTGTTAAGTGAAGACACATCTGCAGATGGGGGGCCTAAACTAGTATTTGATCACCAG ATGTGCATGGACTCTGAAAAGCATATGATCTATACGTTTGGAGGCCGTATCTTGACTTGCAATGGCAGTGTGGATGATAGCAGGGCCAATGAACCCCAATTTAGTGGTCTCTTTGGTTTTGATTGTCACACACAGACATGGAAACTGCTCAGAGAGGATTCATGCAATGCTGGCCCTGAGGACATCCAGTCACGGATAGGACACTGCATGCTTTTTCACTCT AGAAATCGCTATTTGTATGTGTTTGGTGGGCAACGATCAAAGACATATTTGAATGACTTCTTCAGCTATGATGTGGACCGTGACCATGTGGAAATTATATCAGATGGCACCAAAAAAGATTCTGGCATGG TGCCTATGACTGGCTTCACGCAGAGGGCCACCATTGATCCTGAGCTAAATGAAATCCACGTTTTGTCGGGACTCagtaaagataaagaaaaaagggaagaaaatgttagGAACTCTTTCTGGATTTATGACATTGTTCGAAATAGCTG GTCATGTGTCTACAAGAATGACCAGACATCTAAGgaaaacccaaataaaaacatCCAGGAAGAGGAACCATGTCCCAGATTTGCACATCAGTTGGTTTATGATGAAATGCACAAG GTCCACTATCTGTTTGGAGGAAACCCAGGGAAGTCATGTTCTCCAAAGATGAGACTGGACGACTTTTGGTCGTTAAAACTTTGCCGACCTTCTAAGGAATACTTGCTAAGACACAGTAAATACCTAATTCGAAAACACAG GTATGAAGAGCGTGCCCAGGCAGAGCCCCTTAGTGCactgaaatatttgcaaaatgatttatttgtcaCTGTGGATCACTCAGACCCTGAAGAAACGAAAGag TTTCAGCTTCTTCCTTCTGCACTGTTCAAATCAAGTAAAGACTTCACTCCACTTG GTTTCTCTGATGTTGACCACACTTACTTTCAGAGAACTCAGCTCTTTGATATTTTAGTCAACTTCTTCCCAGACTCCATGACTCCTCCTAAAGGCAACCTTGTTGACCTTATTACTCTGTAA